The Elusimicrobiota bacterium sequence GTCGTGGTCCACGCCCAAGGCCATCATGATTTTCGCGCCCGAGAAGTGGCGGGCGATCTCTACGCCGCCATCGATTTGGCCGTCGAGAAATTGCAGTTGCATTTTTCCCGCGAGAAGGATCGCCGGGTGACCGGCCGGCGGGGCGGGAAATCTCGGCCGGGGCCGCTTCCGCTTCCTTCCGCCCCCAAGGAACCCGTCATTACCCGGATCAGCCGGGTGACCCCGCGGATTCTTTCGGTTACCGAGGCGGCCCGCGCCCTGGGCGACACCGATATGGATTTCCTGCTGTTCTTGGGCGAGGATGACGCGGTGAGGGTTCTCTATCGCCGGCAAGACGGAACCTACGGGCTCCTGGAACCCAACCTCTGATCCCCCTCAAGGATGCGCCCATGAAACTCGTCGAACTTCTTCCGTTGTCCGCTATTTGCGTCGATCTAGCGGCCCAATCCAAAAAAGAGGCGTTGGAGGAGCTGTGCGCGCTCCTGGCCAAGGCCAAGAAAATTCCCGACGCTCCCGCCTTGGTTCGCACGCTTTTGGAACGCGAGGCCCTGGGGTCCACGGGCATCGGGCAGGGGGTGGCCATCCCGCACGGCAAGGCGCCGGCGATCAAGGAACAGGCGGCGGCGCTGGGAATTTCAAAGCGCGGCGTGGAGTTCGAATCCTTGGATGGGGAACCGGTCCACATCATTTTCCTTTTGGTGGCGCCGCCCGACGCGGCGGGGAACCATCTGAAGGCCTTGGCCAAAGTCTCCCGCCTCCTGAAAGACAAGTTCTTCCGCCAAGCCCTGAAAGACGGCAAGAGCGCCGAGGAAATCCTCACCATCATCCGCGAGGAAGACGAATACTGATGACCACCGACGCGGCCGCGGGAAAACCCGCGCCCCTCCACGTCGAGGAGCTTTGGAAAAGCCAGGCCGAGGCCCTGCGTTTATCTCTCCTGGCCGGCCAGGGCGGGTTCCGCCGGCAGATTCGCGCGGCAGACATCAACCGCCCCGGTCTGACCTTAGCCGGGTTCTTCGAGTATTATCGGAGCGAACGGATCCAGGTGTTCGGCATGGGCGAATCGGCTTTTTCCTCCACCCT is a genomic window containing:
- the raiA gene encoding ribosome-associated translation inhibitor RaiA, which encodes MQIHITARHIELTPALADHARKKLERIARHFEIVLRAQVILGVEKHRHIAEVVVHAQGHHDFRAREVAGDLYAAIDLAVEKLQLHFSREKDRRVTGRRGGKSRPGPLPLPSAPKEPVITRISRVTPRILSVTEAARALGDTDMDFLLFLGEDDAVRVLYRRQDGTYGLLEPNL
- a CDS encoding PTS sugar transporter subunit IIA, which encodes MKLVELLPLSAICVDLAAQSKKEALEELCALLAKAKKIPDAPALVRTLLEREALGSTGIGQGVAIPHGKAPAIKEQAAALGISKRGVEFESLDGEPVHIIFLLVAPPDAAGNHLKALAKVSRLLKDKFFRQALKDGKSAEEILTIIREEDEY